Proteins found in one Miscanthus floridulus cultivar M001 chromosome 4, ASM1932011v1, whole genome shotgun sequence genomic segment:
- the LOC136551832 gene encoding uncharacterized protein, producing the protein MLPRPSQRSIFHLGEEGVDDPRGADEHVKNTDTTRILAGRRDHGRHGRKQDSAVDAVGVGLQILVQNRHHTRASPHSHIILKQVVVLPTTVARRHRRGPGSSFLSTCSRCRKELISTKNVYMYRGDQGFCSEECRSQQILTDEATEREAMIKKERMRRGLPHHLHHGPRSAMGAIGGASRRLVTIAY; encoded by the exons ATGCTTCCGAGGCCGAGCCAGAGAAGCATCTTCCACCTCGGGGAGGAGGGTGTCGACGACCCCCGCGGCGCCGACGAGCATGTCAAGAACACCGATACTACACGTATCCTCGCAGGGCGCCGAGACCACGGCCGTCATGGGCGAAAGCAAGACTCCGCCGTCGATGCGGTCGGGGTTGGGCTGCAGATCCTGGTCCAGAACCGCCACCACACGCGGGCTTCGCCGCACTCGCATATCATCCTGAAGCAGGTGGTGGTCCTGCCGACGACGGTggcacgccgccaccgccgtggaCCTGGCAGCAGCTTCTTGAGCACCTGCTCCCGCTGCAGGAAGGAGCTCATCAGCACCAAGAACGTGTACATGTACAG AGGCGACCAGGGGTTCTGCAGCGAGGAGTGCCGGAGTCAGCAGATCTTGACAGACGAGGCGACGGAGCGTGAAGCCATGATCAAGAAGGAGCGCATGCGGCGAGGGTTGCCTCACCATCTCCACCACGGGCCACGGTCGGCAATGGGGGCGATCGGTGGTGCATCGAGGAGACTTGTTACAATAGCCTACTAG
- the LOC136551831 gene encoding putative pectinesterase/pectinesterase inhibitor 45, with the protein MSSSAFGDFGPLTERRKAENARKQRRRIMIAAGTVSIIILLIVMGSAAVMYSGKKSSSDGGHKSSSKSTSSPAKGKSSGGSDSDSEAKSGSDAKPKTDLKAVSKSIKAMCSQTDYTDACEKSLGKAANASSSSPKDIVRSAVEVIGDAISQAFDRADLILSNDPRVKAAVADCKEVFADAKDDLNSTLKGVDDKDGIAKQSYQLRIWLSAVIANMETCVDGFPDDEFKAKVKESFTDGKELTSNALALIEKGSSLLSVLKGGSKRRLLEEEEGAAAAASQAGPALDKDGIPEWVPDGERRVLKGGGFKNTLTPNVVVAKDGSGKFKTIHEALAAMPKTYDGRYVIQVKEGMYEEYVTITKTMKNVTLLGDGSKKSVITGKKSFADGITTFKTATFTAQGDGFMAIGMGFQNTAGAEKHQAVALLVQSDKAIFLNCKMDGFQDTLYAHSKAQFYRNCIISGTVDFIFGDAAAVFQNCILILRRPMDNQQNIVTAQGRADAREATGFVLQKCEFQAEAALRDAGRPAIRNYLGRPWRECSRTIFMESEIPDFIDKAGYLPWNGDFGLKTLWYAEFGNTGPGSSTAGRVNWPGFKKVISKADATKFTVENFLHAQPWIDPTGTPVKYDLFT; encoded by the exons ATGTCGTCGTCGGCGTTCGGCGACTTCGGTCCGCTCACCGAGCGCCGCAAAGCCGAGAATGCGCGGAAGCAGCGCAGACGCATCATGATCGCCGCCGGGACCGTCTCCATCATCATCTTACTCATCGTCATGGGCAGCGCCGCGGTCATGTACAGCGGGAAGAAGTCGTCCAGCGACGGCGGCCACAAGTCTTCTTCCAAGAGCACGTCGTCGCCGGCCAAAGGCAAGTCCAGCGGCGGGTCGGACTCGGACTCGGAAGCGAAATCGGGGTCGGACGCGAAGCCGAAGACGGATCTGAAGGCCGTGTCCAAGAGCATCAAGGCGATGTGCTCACAGACAGACTACACGGACGCGTGCGAGAAGAGCCTTGGCAAGGCCGCGAACGCCAGCTCGTCGTCGCCCAAGGACATCGTCCGCAGCGCCGTGGAGGTGATCGGCGACGCGATCAGCCAGGCGTTCGACCGCGCGGACCTGATCCTGAGCAACGACCCGCGCGTGAAGGCCGCCGTCGCCGACTGCAAGGAGGTGTTCGCGGACGCCAAGGACGACCTCAACAGCACGCTCAAGGGCGTCGACGACAAGGACGGAATCGCCAAGCAGAGCTACCAGCTGCGCATCTGGCTCAGCGCCGTGATCGCCAACATGGAGACGTGCGTCGACGGGTTCCCCGACGATGAGTTCAAGGCCAAGGTGAAGGAGTCGTTCACCGACGGGAAGGAGCTCACCAGCAACGCCCTGGCGCTCATCGAGAAGGGGTCATCGCTACTCTCCGTACTCAAGGGCGGCTCGAAACGACGGTTGCTCGAGGAGGAGGAaggcgcggcggcagcggcgtcgCAAGCCGGGCCGGCACTCGACAAGGACGGCATCCCGGAGTGGGTGCCCGACGGTGAGCGGAGGGTGCTCAAGGGCGGCGGATTCAAGAACACACTCACGCCGAACGTGGTGGTGGCGAAGGACGGCAGCGGCAAGTTCAAGACCATCCACGAGGCGCTCGCCGCCATGCCAAAGACCTACGACGGAAG ATACGTGATCCAAGTGAAGGAGGGGATGTACGAGGAGTACGTGACCATCACCAAGACCATGAAGAACGTGACCCTCTTAGGTGACGGCTCCAAGAAGTCCGTCATCACCGGCAAGAAGAGCTTCGCCGACGGGATCACGACTTTCAAGACAGCAACCTTCA CTGCGCAAGGCGACGGGTTCATGGCCATCGGGATGGGGTTCCAGAACACGGCCGGCGCGGAGAAGCACCAGGCCGTGGCGCTGCTGGTGCAGTCGGACAAGGCTATCTTCCTCAACTGCAAGATGGACGGGTTCCAGGACACGCTGTACGCGCACTCCAAGGCGCAGTTCTACCGCAACTGCATCATCTCCGGCACCGTGGACTTCATCTTCGGCGACGCGGCGGCGGTGTTCCAGAACTGCATCCTCATCCTGCGCCGCCCGATGGACAACCAGCAGAACATCGTGACCGCGCAGGGCCGCGCGGACGCGCGGGAGGCCACGGGGTTCGTGCTCCAGAAGTGCGAGTTCCAGGCGGAGGCCGCGCTCCGGGACGCCGGGCGCCCGGCCATCCGCAACTACCTGGGCCGGCCCTGGCGCGAGTGCTCGCGCACCATCTTCATGGAGTCGGAGATCCCGGACTTCATCGACAAGGCGGGGTACCTGCCCTGGAACGGCGACTTCGGGCTCAAGACGCTGTGGTACGCCGAGTTCGGCAACACCGGGCCCGGCTCCAGCACGGCGGGGCGCGTCAACTGGCCGGGGTTCAAGAAGGTGATCAGCAAGGCGGACGCGACCAAGTTCACGGTCGAGAACTTCCTGCACGCGCAGCCCTGGATCGACCCCACAGGCACGCCGGTGAAGTAcgacttgttcacatga